In Chroicocephalus ridibundus chromosome 4, bChrRid1.1, whole genome shotgun sequence, one genomic interval encodes:
- the TOGARAM1 gene encoding TOG array regulator of axonemal microtubules protein 1 isoform X1, whose product MAAALALPPSARAMEELAGPQRGGRAVGQGDAAVAVELPWGPRPALRGEVLRGRRRGPGRPPRPPPAALRALTPPPAARRGLGELSRSLAWQLGGPGEAGGQPLPPEGRPAGEGTAPPPPTQPGGTGLKLGLLPPELHARLLDQEDYRNRTQAVEDLKRVVGGASQAAVTSTPAPSLLGLISFLYTLLDDSNFKVVLGALEVIHLLALRLGDQVQPFLAPLVSAAAKVLGDNKLAVRQEYNRLFLRLMKAAGPQPVLGLLLQQEHLQHKNSKVREEVVNICIVALLTYPSEELDLAKLAFGLAPALVDSKRRVRHAAMEAFAVLASSMGPDKTTLLFKAVDAVELEDNGDGVMHAVQARLARKTLPKLVDHGFVEYAVPLPSSGHNRGSCLPPGADTEWLLMGNRTQSAHSYCGCHARDDALQNSSLHDAYVDQGVSPRRVLSAGKGKNKLPWENEHAGDREGGSGVKMPFTKGVEQFSTSNDFLHSPKLRPPQGVPVSDELFFSRKRASRNLFQNSIDFNSEHSSVCAGVMGSHQPQISGKCGTLGYTQTRGKSGSVDSDLQFLGLNNCQQDKVCGSLNFSSKTQRSFCNQAEHTMSFQGPSASQGAFILPSYPLPSPRSSPKHGSSPAHSPKKSQDSTMSFSNSWPLKSFEGLPKPGSQKQLLSPKSGDNTGENVQEKHSPLQLKPTLVRHPASSRSLAGARPVPPIPRLASPLPDRVELQLTKWRKQECEDTWLNEVDRKLAADLSELSVDDEEVDQEEMQNSLRSLRNSAAKKRAKLSSNISDLESPDSAVKLDLSVDSPSHASSPGTGSCSESGVYSQESLTSPVSTGPQRRRTTSDTFPLLGSKSQPARVSSARGRDPNVAEHNSSAAFDDKGTSNVSIVGQRLNCGNGCGDYEEKKQGEVSRTIFKSQNAEHQRNFKHAKGLAESMSGFPEMNNLDFISPSVLSEDAVVIVGKGVFGSPPSARTYSQSVGCVANGDGQAGQEEPEPSSGIHGRSVLQNSASHFHVENEKEIKVTMSKSAQEKMKRKKREEKEQSYKDHQEVKDLEEKEEYPWERLKLNEPEKMTTEKLNLYADILTSSRNVSLSLENAALNTSLKRTSSLKKTKCSALLDSDEMSLGARGRYKDRTPSVTHSPEIMDPSELQPFAKPETALAEALTLLADEDWEKKIEGLNFVRCLSAYHATILTAKLHETSLAVAQEVKNLRSGVSRAAVVCLGDLFTYLKKSMDQELDNTVKVLLHKAGESNTFIREEVDKALKAMVNNVTPARALCSLINGGQSHLHSAVRRCTAQHLSDIVERMGPERILSGTKVVADRIFPAIARFAQDSSQQTRYYGRKMLFTMMTHPDFEKMLEKYVPTKDLPYIKESVSNLREKGLGEMPLDTPSAKGRRSHTGSVGHSRSSSTSRDALNITDRETTEAREVTRKTAPRNSLENEEYVKDIIGLLNAKDFRDRINGIKQLLSDTENNQGFVVANIVKIFDAFKSRLHDSNSKVNQVALETMHKMIPLLKDNLSPVINMLIPAMVDNNLNSKNPGIYAAATNVIQALCQHLDNYLLLQPFCTKAQFLNGKAKQDMTEKLADLVTELYPRKPYAVEQKVLVVLWHLLGSMTNSGSLPGAGGNIRTATAKLSRALFAQMGPSLLTHAASQPPHIKKSLEEFLEIAT is encoded by the exons ATGGCCGCCGCCCTGGCCCTGCCGCCGTCCGCCCGCGCCATGGAGGAGCTCGCCGGCCCccagcgcggcgggcgggcggtgggaCAGGGTGACGCCGCCGTCGCTGTGGAGCTGCCGTGGGGGCCGCGGCCGGCCCTGCGCGGAGAGGTCCTGCGCGGGCGGCGCcgcgggcccggccgccccccccggccgccccccgccgccctgcgGGCCCTcacgccgccccccgccgcccgtcGCGGCCTCGGTGAGCTCTCCCGCAGCCTGGCCTGGCAGCtgggcggccccggggaggccgGTGGCCAGCCCTTGCCGCCCGAGGGCCGGCCGGCGGGGGAGGGCacagcgccgccgccccccacccagCCCGGCGGCACCGGCCTGAAGTTGGGGCTGTTGCCGCCGGAGCTGCACGCCCGGCTGCTGGACCAGGAGGACTACAGGAACCGCACGCAAGCCGTGGAGGATCTGAAGAGGGTGGTTGGGGGTGCCAGCCAGGCTGCAGTGACCTCCACACCGGCCCCCAGTCTCCTGGGGCTCATCAGCTTCCTCTACACCCTCCTCGACGACTCCAACTTCAAGGTGGTGCTCGGGGCTTTGGAGGTGATCCATCTGCTGGCGCTGCGCCTGGGCGACCAGGTCCAGCCCTTCCTGGCACCTCTGGTCTCTGCTGCTGCTaaagtcctgggggacaacaagCTGGCCGTCCGGCAGGAGTACAACCGCCTGTTCCTGCGGCTGATGAAGGCAGCGGGTCCTCAGCCGGTGCTGggcctgctgctgcagcaggagcatctGCAGCACAAGAACTCCAAAGTCCGGGAGGAGGTGGTCAACATCTGCATCGTGGCCCTCCTCACTTACCCTAGTGAGGAGCTGGACTTGGCCAAGCTGGCGTTTGGGCTGGCTCCAGCACTGGTGGACAGCAAGCGCAGGGTTCGGCATGCTGCCATGGAGGCGTTTGCTGTGCTGGCGTCTTCCATGGGCCCAGACAAAACCACCCTGCTCTTCAAAGCGGTGGATGCAGTGGAACTTGAGGACAACGGGGATGGGGTGATGCATGCGGTGCAGGCCAGGCTGGCCAGGAAGACCTTGCCAAAGCTAGTTGACCACGGGTTTGTAGAGTACGCTGTGCCCTTGCCCTCATCTGGTCATAACAGGGGGTCCTGTTTACCCCCCGGTGCAGATACAGAGTGGTTGCTGATGGGCAACAGGACTCAGAGTGCACACAGTTACTGTGGGTGTCATGCAAGGGATGATGCTCTGCAAAACTCCAGCTTGCATGATGCATATGTCGATCAAGGAGTAAGTCCAAGGAGAGTCTTGAGTGCgggtaaaggaaaaaacaagctgCCTTGGGAAAATGAGCATGCTGGAGACAGGGAAGGTGGTTCAGGAGTCAAGATGCCTTTCACAAAGGGTGTGGAGCAG ttctctACGTCCAATGATTTTCTTCATTCTCCAAAGTTAAGGCCCCCTCAAGGAGTACCAGTCAGTGATGAGTTATTTTTTAGTAGAAAAAGAGCTTCAAGGAATTTATTTCAGAATAGTATAGATTTTAACTCCGAGCATTCTTCTGTTTGTGCTG gtgTTATGGGCTCTCATCAGCCGCAAATTTCAGGGAAATGTGGAACGCTTGGATACACACAGACACGTGGGAAAAGTGGCAGTGTGGACTCTGATTTACAATTTTTGGGATTAAATAACTGTCAACAAGACAAAG tTTGTGGCAGCCTAAATTTTTCCAGCAAGACCCAGAGAAGTTTTTGCAATCAAGCAGAGCATACCATGTCCTTCCAAGGCCCTAGTGCAAGCCAGGGAGCCTTCATCCTGCCCTCTTACCCTCTGCCGTCACCCAGGAGCAGCCCAAAGCACGGCTCCTCTCCAGCCCACTCTCCAAAGAAGTCACAAGACAGTACCATGAGCTTCTCCAACTCCTGGCCTCTTAAAAGCTTTGAAGGACTGCCTAAGCCTGGTTCACAGAAGCAGCTTCTCAGTCCAAAGTCAGGAGACAATACAG GGGAGAACGTGCAGGAGAAACATTCTCCTCTGCAGCTGAAACCTACCCTGGTGAGACACCCGGCCTCCAGTAGGAGCCTGGCCGGGGCCAGACCCGTCCCCCCGATTCCCCGCCTGGCCAGCCCCCTGCCCGACAGGGTGGAATTACAGCTGACAAAGTGGAGAAAGCAGGAGTGTGAGGACACGTGGCTGAACGAAGTGGACAGGAAGCTTGCGGCTGATCTTTCGGAGCTCAGTGTTGATGACGAGGAGGTGGATCAAGAAGAG ATGCAGAATTCACTCAGATCTCTACGAAACAGCGCAGCTAAGAAGAGGGCAAAGCTAAGCAGCAACATTTCAGATCTGGAAAGCCCTGATTCTGCTGTTAAACTGGATCTGTCTGTGGATTCCCCCTCCCACGCTTCCTCCCCTGGCACGGGCTCCTGCAGCGAAAGCGGGGTTTACAGCCAGGAGTCCCTGACTTCCCCTGTGTCCACAGGCCCCCAGAGAAGGAGAACAAC GTCAGACACCTTTCCACTACTTGGCAGCAAATCACAGCCTGCAAGAGTGTCTTCAGCAAGAGGCAGAGACCCGAATGTGGCAGAACATAACTCCAGCGCAG CATTTGATGATAAGGGGACTTCTAATGTTAGCATAGTTGGCCAACGTTTGAACTGTGGCAATGGATGTGGAGATTATGAGGAGAAGAAGCAAGGAGAAGTGTCACgtactatttttaaaagtcaaaatgcGGAGCACCAAAGAAATTTTAAGCATGCAAAAG ggctTGCAGAGTCAATGTCTGGTTTTCCAGAGATGAACAATCTAGATTTCATTTCACCAAGTGTCCTGTCTGAAGATGCAGTTGTAATTGTTGGTAAAG GTGTTTTTGGCAGTCCTCCTTCTGCGCGAACATACAGCCAGTCCGTAGGGTGTGTAGCGAATGGAGATGGCCAGGCTGGCCAGGAGGAGCCTGAGCCCTCATCAGGCATCCACGGGAGAAGCGTCCTGCAGAACAGTGCGTCTCATTTCCAtgttgaaaatgaaaaggag ATAAAAGTCACCATGTCTAAATCTGCCCAGGAAAAGATGAAgcggaagaaaagagaagagaaggaacagAGTTATAAAGACCATCAGGAAGTCAAAGAccttgaagaaaaggaagaataccCTTGGGAAAGACTTAAACTGAATGAACCAGAGAAAATGACAACAGAAA AGTTAAATCTCTATGCGGATATATTAACATCATCAAGAAATGTATCTTTGTCATTAGAAAACGCGGCCTTGAATACTTCGTTAAAAAGAACATCCAGTTTGAAGAAGACAAAATGTTCGGCCTTGCTAGATTCTG ATGAAATGTCTCTTGGGGCACGAGGACGCTATAAGGACCGGACCCCATCAGTCACTCACAGTCCAGAAATAATGGACCCCTCAGAACTGCAGCcctttgcaaaaccagaaacGGCGCTGGCAGAAGCCTTGACGCTTCTAGCTGATGAGGACTG GGAGAAGAAAATTGAAGGTCTGAACTTTGTTAGATGTTTGTCTGCCTACCATGCGACTATTCTGACTGCAAAGCTACATGAAACAAGTCTGGCTGTGGCTCAAGAG GTCAAGAATTTACGCTCAGGTGTTTCTCGAGCTGCTGTGGTCTGTTTAGGGGATTTGTTCACCTACCTGAAAAAGAGCATGGATCAAGAACTAGATAATACAGTAAAAGTCCTTTTGCACAAAGCTGGTGAATCCAACACATTTATAAGGGAAGAGGTAGACAAAGCACTGAAGGCTATGGTTAATAATGTGACTCCAGCACGTGCACTTTGTTCTCTTATAAATGGAGGGCAAAG CCACCTGCATTCAGCGGTGAGAAGATGCACAGCCCAGCACCTCTCGGACATTGTAGAGCGTATGGGACCGGAGCGGATTCTCTCTGGAACTAAAGTTGTCGCTGATCGGATTTTCCCTGCAATAGCCAGGTTTGCACAGGATAGTTCCCAGCAAACAAG GTATTATGGTCGAAAGATGCTCTTCACTATGATGACTCACCCTGATTTtgaaaaaatgcttgaaaagtaTGTGCCGACCAAGGATTTGCCTTACATTAAGGAGTCTGTTAGCAATCTACGTGAAAAG GGTTTGGGGGAGATGCCATTAGATACACCCTCAGCGAAAGGACGACGTTCCCATACTGGTAGTGTTGGACATTCAAGGTCATCGTCTACTTCCAGAGATGCTCTCAACATCACTGACAG AGAGACTACAGAAGCCCGTGAAGTCACAAGAAAAACAGCTCCTCGTAATTCACTAGAAAATGAAGAATATGTTAAAGACATCATAGGTTTATTGAATGCAAAAGACTTCCGTGATCGAATAAATGGCATTAAGCAGCTGTTATCAGATACGGAGAACAATCAAGGCTTTGTCGTTGCAAACATTGTGAAG ATCTTTGATGCTTTCAAGTCTCGCTTACATGACTCAAACAGTAAAGTAAATCAGGTTGCTCTGGAGACAATGCACAAGATGATTCCGCTGCTGAAAGACAATTTATCACCTGTGATCAACATGTTAATTCCTGCCATGGTGGACAACAACCTGAACTCCAAAAATCCAGGGATTTATGCAGCTGCCACAAACGTTATTCAGGCTCTATGTCAACACTTGG ACAACTATTTGCTCCTCCAGCCATTCTGCACAAAAGCCCAGTTTCTgaatggaaaagcaaaacaagacatgACAGAAAAGCTTGCTG ATCTTGTTACAGAGTTATACCCACGGAAGCCTTACGCTGTGGAGCAAAAAGTTCTAGTTGTCCTTTGGCACCTCCTGGGAAGTATGACAAACAGCGGCTCTTTGCCTGGAGCCGGAGGAAACATCCGGACAGCCACAGCAAAATTATCGAGAGCACTTTTTGCACAGATGGGCCCAAGTCTGTTAACTCATGCTGCATCTCAGCCACCGCACATCAAGAAGAGTTTAGAAGAATTTCTGGAGATAGCAACCTAA
- the TOGARAM1 gene encoding TOG array regulator of axonemal microtubules protein 1 isoform X2, which yields MAAALALPPSARAMEELAGPQRGGRAVGQGDAAVAVELPWGPRPALRGEVLRGRRRGPGRPPRPPPAALRALTPPPAARRGLGELSRSLAWQLGGPGEAGGQPLPPEGRPAGEGTAPPPPTQPGGTGLKLGLLPPELHARLLDQEDYRNRTQAVEDLKRVVGGASQAAVTSTPAPSLLGLISFLYTLLDDSNFKVVLGALEVIHLLALRLGDQVQPFLAPLVSAAAKVLGDNKLAVRQEYNRLFLRLMKAAGPQPVLGLLLQQEHLQHKNSKVREEVVNICIVALLTYPSEELDLAKLAFGLAPALVDSKRRVRHAAMEAFAVLASSMGPDKTTLLFKAVDAVELEDNGDGVMHAVQARLARKTLPKLVDHGFVEYAVPLPSSGHNRGSCLPPGADTEWLLMGNRTQSAHSYCGCHARDDALQNSSLHDAYVDQGVSPRRVLSAGKGKNKLPWENEHAGDREGGSGVKMPFTKGVEQFSTSNDFLHSPKLRPPQGVPVSDELFFSRKRASRNLFQNSIDFNSEHSSVCAGVMGSHQPQISGKCGTLGYTQTRGKSGSVDSDLQFLGLNNCQQDKVCGSLNFSSKTQRSFCNQAEHTMSFQGPSASQGAFILPSYPLPSPRSSPKHGSSPAHSPKKSQDSTMSFSNSWPLKSFEGLPKPGSQKQLLSPKSGDNTGENVQEKHSPLQLKPTLVRHPASSRSLAGARPVPPIPRLASPLPDRVELQLTKWRKQECEDTWLNEVDRKLAADLSELSVDDEEVDQEEMQNSLRSLRNSAAKKRAKLSSNISDLESPDSAVKLDLSVDSPSHASSPGTGSCSESGVYSQESLTSPVSTGPQRRRTTSDTFPLLGSKSQPARVSSARGRDPNVAEHNSSAGLAESMSGFPEMNNLDFISPSVLSEDAVVIVGKGVFGSPPSARTYSQSVGCVANGDGQAGQEEPEPSSGIHGRSVLQNSASHFHVENEKEIKVTMSKSAQEKMKRKKREEKEQSYKDHQEVKDLEEKEEYPWERLKLNEPEKMTTEKLNLYADILTSSRNVSLSLENAALNTSLKRTSSLKKTKCSALLDSDEMSLGARGRYKDRTPSVTHSPEIMDPSELQPFAKPETALAEALTLLADEDWEKKIEGLNFVRCLSAYHATILTAKLHETSLAVAQEVKNLRSGVSRAAVVCLGDLFTYLKKSMDQELDNTVKVLLHKAGESNTFIREEVDKALKAMVNNVTPARALCSLINGGQSHLHSAVRRCTAQHLSDIVERMGPERILSGTKVVADRIFPAIARFAQDSSQQTRYYGRKMLFTMMTHPDFEKMLEKYVPTKDLPYIKESVSNLREKGLGEMPLDTPSAKGRRSHTGSVGHSRSSSTSRDALNITDRETTEAREVTRKTAPRNSLENEEYVKDIIGLLNAKDFRDRINGIKQLLSDTENNQGFVVANIVKIFDAFKSRLHDSNSKVNQVALETMHKMIPLLKDNLSPVINMLIPAMVDNNLNSKNPGIYAAATNVIQALCQHLDNYLLLQPFCTKAQFLNGKAKQDMTEKLADLVTELYPRKPYAVEQKVLVVLWHLLGSMTNSGSLPGAGGNIRTATAKLSRALFAQMGPSLLTHAASQPPHIKKSLEEFLEIAT from the exons ATGGCCGCCGCCCTGGCCCTGCCGCCGTCCGCCCGCGCCATGGAGGAGCTCGCCGGCCCccagcgcggcgggcgggcggtgggaCAGGGTGACGCCGCCGTCGCTGTGGAGCTGCCGTGGGGGCCGCGGCCGGCCCTGCGCGGAGAGGTCCTGCGCGGGCGGCGCcgcgggcccggccgccccccccggccgccccccgccgccctgcgGGCCCTcacgccgccccccgccgcccgtcGCGGCCTCGGTGAGCTCTCCCGCAGCCTGGCCTGGCAGCtgggcggccccggggaggccgGTGGCCAGCCCTTGCCGCCCGAGGGCCGGCCGGCGGGGGAGGGCacagcgccgccgccccccacccagCCCGGCGGCACCGGCCTGAAGTTGGGGCTGTTGCCGCCGGAGCTGCACGCCCGGCTGCTGGACCAGGAGGACTACAGGAACCGCACGCAAGCCGTGGAGGATCTGAAGAGGGTGGTTGGGGGTGCCAGCCAGGCTGCAGTGACCTCCACACCGGCCCCCAGTCTCCTGGGGCTCATCAGCTTCCTCTACACCCTCCTCGACGACTCCAACTTCAAGGTGGTGCTCGGGGCTTTGGAGGTGATCCATCTGCTGGCGCTGCGCCTGGGCGACCAGGTCCAGCCCTTCCTGGCACCTCTGGTCTCTGCTGCTGCTaaagtcctgggggacaacaagCTGGCCGTCCGGCAGGAGTACAACCGCCTGTTCCTGCGGCTGATGAAGGCAGCGGGTCCTCAGCCGGTGCTGggcctgctgctgcagcaggagcatctGCAGCACAAGAACTCCAAAGTCCGGGAGGAGGTGGTCAACATCTGCATCGTGGCCCTCCTCACTTACCCTAGTGAGGAGCTGGACTTGGCCAAGCTGGCGTTTGGGCTGGCTCCAGCACTGGTGGACAGCAAGCGCAGGGTTCGGCATGCTGCCATGGAGGCGTTTGCTGTGCTGGCGTCTTCCATGGGCCCAGACAAAACCACCCTGCTCTTCAAAGCGGTGGATGCAGTGGAACTTGAGGACAACGGGGATGGGGTGATGCATGCGGTGCAGGCCAGGCTGGCCAGGAAGACCTTGCCAAAGCTAGTTGACCACGGGTTTGTAGAGTACGCTGTGCCCTTGCCCTCATCTGGTCATAACAGGGGGTCCTGTTTACCCCCCGGTGCAGATACAGAGTGGTTGCTGATGGGCAACAGGACTCAGAGTGCACACAGTTACTGTGGGTGTCATGCAAGGGATGATGCTCTGCAAAACTCCAGCTTGCATGATGCATATGTCGATCAAGGAGTAAGTCCAAGGAGAGTCTTGAGTGCgggtaaaggaaaaaacaagctgCCTTGGGAAAATGAGCATGCTGGAGACAGGGAAGGTGGTTCAGGAGTCAAGATGCCTTTCACAAAGGGTGTGGAGCAG ttctctACGTCCAATGATTTTCTTCATTCTCCAAAGTTAAGGCCCCCTCAAGGAGTACCAGTCAGTGATGAGTTATTTTTTAGTAGAAAAAGAGCTTCAAGGAATTTATTTCAGAATAGTATAGATTTTAACTCCGAGCATTCTTCTGTTTGTGCTG gtgTTATGGGCTCTCATCAGCCGCAAATTTCAGGGAAATGTGGAACGCTTGGATACACACAGACACGTGGGAAAAGTGGCAGTGTGGACTCTGATTTACAATTTTTGGGATTAAATAACTGTCAACAAGACAAAG tTTGTGGCAGCCTAAATTTTTCCAGCAAGACCCAGAGAAGTTTTTGCAATCAAGCAGAGCATACCATGTCCTTCCAAGGCCCTAGTGCAAGCCAGGGAGCCTTCATCCTGCCCTCTTACCCTCTGCCGTCACCCAGGAGCAGCCCAAAGCACGGCTCCTCTCCAGCCCACTCTCCAAAGAAGTCACAAGACAGTACCATGAGCTTCTCCAACTCCTGGCCTCTTAAAAGCTTTGAAGGACTGCCTAAGCCTGGTTCACAGAAGCAGCTTCTCAGTCCAAAGTCAGGAGACAATACAG GGGAGAACGTGCAGGAGAAACATTCTCCTCTGCAGCTGAAACCTACCCTGGTGAGACACCCGGCCTCCAGTAGGAGCCTGGCCGGGGCCAGACCCGTCCCCCCGATTCCCCGCCTGGCCAGCCCCCTGCCCGACAGGGTGGAATTACAGCTGACAAAGTGGAGAAAGCAGGAGTGTGAGGACACGTGGCTGAACGAAGTGGACAGGAAGCTTGCGGCTGATCTTTCGGAGCTCAGTGTTGATGACGAGGAGGTGGATCAAGAAGAG ATGCAGAATTCACTCAGATCTCTACGAAACAGCGCAGCTAAGAAGAGGGCAAAGCTAAGCAGCAACATTTCAGATCTGGAAAGCCCTGATTCTGCTGTTAAACTGGATCTGTCTGTGGATTCCCCCTCCCACGCTTCCTCCCCTGGCACGGGCTCCTGCAGCGAAAGCGGGGTTTACAGCCAGGAGTCCCTGACTTCCCCTGTGTCCACAGGCCCCCAGAGAAGGAGAACAAC GTCAGACACCTTTCCACTACTTGGCAGCAAATCACAGCCTGCAAGAGTGTCTTCAGCAAGAGGCAGAGACCCGAATGTGGCAGAACATAACTCCAGCGCAG ggctTGCAGAGTCAATGTCTGGTTTTCCAGAGATGAACAATCTAGATTTCATTTCACCAAGTGTCCTGTCTGAAGATGCAGTTGTAATTGTTGGTAAAG GTGTTTTTGGCAGTCCTCCTTCTGCGCGAACATACAGCCAGTCCGTAGGGTGTGTAGCGAATGGAGATGGCCAGGCTGGCCAGGAGGAGCCTGAGCCCTCATCAGGCATCCACGGGAGAAGCGTCCTGCAGAACAGTGCGTCTCATTTCCAtgttgaaaatgaaaaggag ATAAAAGTCACCATGTCTAAATCTGCCCAGGAAAAGATGAAgcggaagaaaagagaagagaaggaacagAGTTATAAAGACCATCAGGAAGTCAAAGAccttgaagaaaaggaagaataccCTTGGGAAAGACTTAAACTGAATGAACCAGAGAAAATGACAACAGAAA AGTTAAATCTCTATGCGGATATATTAACATCATCAAGAAATGTATCTTTGTCATTAGAAAACGCGGCCTTGAATACTTCGTTAAAAAGAACATCCAGTTTGAAGAAGACAAAATGTTCGGCCTTGCTAGATTCTG ATGAAATGTCTCTTGGGGCACGAGGACGCTATAAGGACCGGACCCCATCAGTCACTCACAGTCCAGAAATAATGGACCCCTCAGAACTGCAGCcctttgcaaaaccagaaacGGCGCTGGCAGAAGCCTTGACGCTTCTAGCTGATGAGGACTG GGAGAAGAAAATTGAAGGTCTGAACTTTGTTAGATGTTTGTCTGCCTACCATGCGACTATTCTGACTGCAAAGCTACATGAAACAAGTCTGGCTGTGGCTCAAGAG GTCAAGAATTTACGCTCAGGTGTTTCTCGAGCTGCTGTGGTCTGTTTAGGGGATTTGTTCACCTACCTGAAAAAGAGCATGGATCAAGAACTAGATAATACAGTAAAAGTCCTTTTGCACAAAGCTGGTGAATCCAACACATTTATAAGGGAAGAGGTAGACAAAGCACTGAAGGCTATGGTTAATAATGTGACTCCAGCACGTGCACTTTGTTCTCTTATAAATGGAGGGCAAAG CCACCTGCATTCAGCGGTGAGAAGATGCACAGCCCAGCACCTCTCGGACATTGTAGAGCGTATGGGACCGGAGCGGATTCTCTCTGGAACTAAAGTTGTCGCTGATCGGATTTTCCCTGCAATAGCCAGGTTTGCACAGGATAGTTCCCAGCAAACAAG GTATTATGGTCGAAAGATGCTCTTCACTATGATGACTCACCCTGATTTtgaaaaaatgcttgaaaagtaTGTGCCGACCAAGGATTTGCCTTACATTAAGGAGTCTGTTAGCAATCTACGTGAAAAG GGTTTGGGGGAGATGCCATTAGATACACCCTCAGCGAAAGGACGACGTTCCCATACTGGTAGTGTTGGACATTCAAGGTCATCGTCTACTTCCAGAGATGCTCTCAACATCACTGACAG AGAGACTACAGAAGCCCGTGAAGTCACAAGAAAAACAGCTCCTCGTAATTCACTAGAAAATGAAGAATATGTTAAAGACATCATAGGTTTATTGAATGCAAAAGACTTCCGTGATCGAATAAATGGCATTAAGCAGCTGTTATCAGATACGGAGAACAATCAAGGCTTTGTCGTTGCAAACATTGTGAAG ATCTTTGATGCTTTCAAGTCTCGCTTACATGACTCAAACAGTAAAGTAAATCAGGTTGCTCTGGAGACAATGCACAAGATGATTCCGCTGCTGAAAGACAATTTATCACCTGTGATCAACATGTTAATTCCTGCCATGGTGGACAACAACCTGAACTCCAAAAATCCAGGGATTTATGCAGCTGCCACAAACGTTATTCAGGCTCTATGTCAACACTTGG ACAACTATTTGCTCCTCCAGCCATTCTGCACAAAAGCCCAGTTTCTgaatggaaaagcaaaacaagacatgACAGAAAAGCTTGCTG ATCTTGTTACAGAGTTATACCCACGGAAGCCTTACGCTGTGGAGCAAAAAGTTCTAGTTGTCCTTTGGCACCTCCTGGGAAGTATGACAAACAGCGGCTCTTTGCCTGGAGCCGGAGGAAACATCCGGACAGCCACAGCAAAATTATCGAGAGCACTTTTTGCACAGATGGGCCCAAGTCTGTTAACTCATGCTGCATCTCAGCCACCGCACATCAAGAAGAGTTTAGAAGAATTTCTGGAGATAGCAACCTAA